In a genomic window of Lacrimispora sp. BS-2:
- a CDS encoding amidohydrolase family protein: MTNTTADILLFSDNIFTGLTDELIKGYVAIEGNQILKVGTNNDYQTLVGEKTKILDLKEQLVAPGFIDVHTFFTGYAIFHIGMDMAGAETPEECMKRLKIYAGQKGAKDTLFGHGWKPEGFPAEAMERHLNEAYPDRGVIIFAADRSTCIMNDHARNTYGFTPEKCYPEAYYKIMREYLNDRGFIQREFSDYMKLMNSRGVTTVKEMGFDDYYGFDNFLKEKEENKELTMRIFFMSQPVGEQINIEHGIRMREKFTGDFVRFSGYNRMTDGTVASHKGDLLEPYEGQDYCCGVHIDYDLIEKEVHLADENGFRYSLHAQGDGAVHKVMEIFGKCKKENGKLVNRHAVTDLEFSNPADLEKMGELGVIGEIYFQIMSLDPGDAVKENIGKTIGMKRGKYYWNRRKMLDSGAVLSGATDLPLMITDIPQAIYHGCGGYFPEGGQPFNKQNTITVSEMLKAWTYGGAVNLSMEEKLGTLEDGKLADITVLERNVFEVPMEEMRDVKVSLTIVNGEVVYENNGRTEYE, translated from the coding sequence ATGACCAATACAACAGCAGATATTCTTTTATTCTCTGACAACATCTTTACTGGACTTACGGATGAGCTGATAAAGGGCTATGTCGCTATTGAAGGTAATCAGATACTGAAAGTTGGTACCAACAATGATTATCAGACCTTGGTTGGAGAAAAGACGAAAATATTGGATTTGAAGGAACAACTGGTAGCACCTGGATTTATTGATGTTCATACCTTCTTCACCGGATACGCTATTTTTCATATCGGTATGGACATGGCTGGTGCAGAGACCCCGGAGGAGTGTATGAAACGCCTGAAGATCTACGCCGGACAAAAGGGCGCAAAGGATACGCTTTTCGGACATGGCTGGAAGCCGGAGGGATTTCCGGCAGAAGCAATGGAACGGCATTTAAACGAGGCTTATCCAGATAGAGGCGTTATTATCTTCGCGGCGGACAGAAGCACCTGCATCATGAATGATCATGCCAGGAATACCTACGGATTTACCCCGGAGAAATGTTATCCGGAAGCTTACTACAAAATCATGAGAGAGTATCTCAATGACAGAGGCTTCATCCAGAGAGAATTTTCAGATTATATGAAGTTGATGAATAGCAGGGGTGTAACGACAGTTAAGGAAATGGGCTTCGATGATTATTATGGCTTTGATAATTTTCTCAAGGAAAAGGAGGAAAATAAAGAGCTGACCATGCGGATCTTCTTCATGTCCCAGCCGGTAGGAGAACAGATCAACATCGAACACGGCATTCGGATGCGGGAGAAATTTACAGGGGATTTTGTAAGATTTTCCGGTTACAACCGTATGACGGACGGCACGGTGGCAAGCCATAAAGGGGATCTGTTAGAGCCATATGAAGGGCAGGACTATTGCTGCGGAGTCCACATTGACTATGACTTAATTGAGAAGGAAGTACATTTGGCAGATGAAAATGGATTTCGTTATTCCCTCCATGCACAGGGAGACGGGGCGGTGCATAAAGTGATGGAGATTTTCGGAAAATGTAAGAAAGAGAATGGTAAGCTAGTGAACCGGCATGCGGTCACTGATCTGGAATTTTCCAATCCGGCAGATTTGGAGAAAATGGGAGAGCTCGGTGTGATAGGAGAGATTTATTTCCAGATTATGTCCCTTGATCCCGGAGATGCGGTTAAGGAAAACATCGGGAAGACTATTGGTATGAAGCGTGGGAAATACTACTGGAACCGGAGAAAAATGCTGGACAGCGGTGCTGTACTTTCAGGGGCCACAGACTTACCGCTTATGATTACCGATATTCCCCAAGCGATTTATCATGGATGCGGCGGTTACTTCCCGGAAGGTGGACAGCCTTTTAATAAGCAGAACACGATTACGGTTTCAGAAATGCTGAAAGCATGGACCTACGGCGGTGCGGTGAATTTAAGTATGGAGGAAAAACTCGGTACCTTGGAAGATGGTAAGCTGGCAGATATCACAGTTTTGGAACGCAATGTATTTGAAGTACCAATGGAGGAGATGAGAGACGTAAAAGTTTCTTTGACGATAGTTAACGGAGAGGTTGTATACGAGAATAATGGGAGAACAGAATATGAATGA
- a CDS encoding DUF1266 domain-containing protein, whose product MNKQKITKNAILLSIIGIILCGCAGCVPQKKVQPEILWINGTYAVLTELNGGDYTLFGGMKANEANKQLELRALDEWWGVTDRAGADENLNWLLDEGHRTDYASLMQSLEEDGASELEQAELVEYFSDVTGDENEAFYLAKGYDDYIKYGAGAIDGWDYCRAASLCGWYYIAGYYTEQEALDKSLEIAQMIQKRFSSWDEMMDSYLRGYEYWAYESGDARREVYEDIKTRDNSPYLLDWNLPLVESK is encoded by the coding sequence ATGAATAAACAAAAGATTACAAAAAATGCTATTCTTCTTAGTATCATAGGGATCATCCTGTGTGGCTGTGCCGGCTGTGTGCCACAGAAAAAGGTACAGCCGGAAATTCTTTGGATCAACGGTACTTATGCAGTTTTAACAGAGCTTAACGGCGGAGATTATACGCTCTTTGGGGGAATGAAGGCGAATGAAGCCAATAAACAGCTTGAGCTCAGGGCATTGGACGAATGGTGGGGTGTAACGGACAGAGCCGGCGCGGACGAAAATTTAAACTGGCTGCTTGACGAAGGGCACCGGACCGATTATGCTTCGCTGATGCAGTCGCTGGAGGAGGATGGCGCATCGGAACTGGAACAGGCGGAACTGGTTGAATATTTTAGTGATGTTACAGGTGATGAAAATGAAGCTTTTTATCTTGCAAAAGGATATGACGACTACATAAAATACGGAGCAGGGGCCATTGACGGCTGGGATTACTGCCGAGCTGCATCCTTGTGCGGCTGGTATTATATTGCCGGATATTATACGGAACAGGAGGCACTGGACAAGTCCCTTGAAATAGCACAGATGATTCAGAAAAGGTTTTCATCATGGGATGAAATGATGGACAGTTACTTAAGAGGGTATGAATATTGGGCATATGAAAGCGGAGATGCCCGGCGCGAAGTCTATGAAGATATCAAAACAAGGGATAACAGCCCTTACCTGCTGGATTGGAACCTTCCGCTGGTTGAAAGCAAATAA
- a CDS encoding ABC-2 transporter permease, giving the protein MKSLILKDLYNTGHNARSMIFILMILAFSLIPSIGLEGYMIMSGILCSSMIITTFSFDDHSKWMKYAMVMPVTKKDIVISKFIVLLIFSAVGAVTGLVIGAIGGIIAHKDIFSSINNMMTLLFTGVASLVIAEIVGSMSIPLLFKFGAEKARILLLVSCLVPGAIFFGIYKLFTLLGVSFTDHLVFILLCCSPFLALAWNLLMYKISYALFAEKDLLY; this is encoded by the coding sequence ATGAAAAGTTTAATTTTAAAAGATCTATATAACACCGGGCATAATGCCAGGTCCATGATTTTTATACTGATGATTTTAGCGTTCTCTCTTATTCCTTCCATTGGATTGGAGGGTTATATGATCATGAGCGGCATTCTATGCAGCTCGATGATCATCACTACATTCAGCTTTGACGATCATTCCAAGTGGATGAAATACGCCATGGTCATGCCGGTCACCAAAAAGGACATCGTGATCAGCAAATTTATTGTTCTTCTGATTTTCTCAGCGGTAGGCGCTGTCACCGGGCTGGTAATTGGCGCTATAGGCGGGATCATTGCACATAAGGATATTTTCAGCAGCATCAATAACATGATGACTCTGCTGTTTACCGGTGTGGCGAGCCTGGTAATTGCAGAAATTGTGGGAAGCATGTCAATCCCTCTTCTGTTTAAATTCGGCGCAGAAAAAGCCCGTATTTTATTGCTTGTTTCCTGTCTGGTTCCCGGCGCCATCTTCTTTGGTATCTATAAGCTTTTCACCTTGCTGGGTGTTTCATTTACAGATCACCTGGTCTTTATCCTTCTGTGCTGCTCTCCCTTTCTAGCACTGGCATGGAATCTGTTGATGTATAAAATCAGCTATGCTCTCTTTGCGGAGAAGGATCTTTTGTATTAG
- a CDS encoding AzlC family ABC transporter permease translates to MNTSREQLKSGIKDGIPIFLGYIAVSFTFGIIASKSGLSPWQSIVMSLTNLTSAGQFAALGIITAGAPFAEMAAAQLVINLRYSLMSCSLSQKLDKTPPFYHRLLIGYGITDEIFGVSVCKPGPLNPWYCYGLFLLAIPGWTLGTAAGAYFGRLLPERALSALGVALYGMFLAIIIPPAKKNRVLAGVTAFSMAFSLLFFLIPALHKISSGFRLIILTVVIAGTAAALFPVPDTMEVSHE, encoded by the coding sequence ATGAATACCAGCAGAGAACAGCTAAAATCCGGTATAAAGGATGGGATCCCCATCTTTCTTGGTTATATTGCCGTATCCTTTACCTTTGGAATTATAGCATCAAAATCGGGACTGTCACCGTGGCAGTCTATTGTGATGTCCCTTACCAACTTAACATCAGCAGGACAATTTGCCGCCCTGGGCATTATCACAGCAGGCGCTCCCTTTGCAGAAATGGCCGCTGCCCAGTTAGTCATCAACCTGCGTTACAGTCTCATGTCCTGCTCCCTTTCCCAAAAGCTTGACAAGACACCCCCATTTTATCACCGCCTGCTGATCGGCTACGGAATAACAGATGAAATCTTCGGTGTTTCCGTGTGTAAGCCGGGGCCCTTAAACCCATGGTACTGCTACGGCCTGTTTCTGCTCGCCATTCCGGGCTGGACACTGGGAACCGCAGCCGGCGCTTACTTTGGACGCCTTCTGCCTGAAAGAGCTTTAAGCGCTTTAGGGGTGGCCCTGTATGGGATGTTTCTGGCAATTATCATTCCGCCTGCAAAGAAAAACCGTGTTCTGGCAGGAGTTACCGCCTTTTCCATGGCCTTTAGCCTTTTGTTCTTTCTGATTCCGGCACTGCACAAGATTTCCTCCGGATTCAGACTGATTATACTGACCGTTGTGATTGCGGGAACTGCTGCTGCCTTGTTCCCGGTACCTGACACTATGGAGGTTTCCCATGAATAA
- the nth gene encoding endonuclease III: protein MRKKSVSYILEKLDQIYGVTKEGFYHQQPWQLLAAIMLSAQSTDKQVEEVLPQLFQRFQTVEQMAEAPLEEIEDSIRSIGLYKNKARNLKKCCRQIAEEYGGQVPRDIDGVLNLAGVGRKTATLFLADAYGIPGVTVDTHVFRISKRLGWASGKNPAEVELELQTILPKDHWNRINFQLIYHGRAICTARKAKCGECMLREWCEQIMDKDGKGDKEIS, encoded by the coding sequence ATGAGAAAGAAAAGTGTCAGTTATATACTTGAAAAACTGGACCAGATTTACGGTGTGACAAAGGAAGGGTTTTACCATCAGCAGCCCTGGCAGCTTTTGGCGGCCATCATGCTCAGTGCCCAAAGCACAGATAAACAGGTGGAGGAGGTGCTTCCCCAGCTGTTTCAGCGTTTTCAGACCGTAGAGCAGATGGCGGAAGCGCCCCTGGAGGAGATTGAGGATTCCATACGCTCCATCGGGCTTTATAAGAATAAGGCGAGAAATTTAAAAAAATGCTGCAGACAGATCGCGGAGGAATATGGAGGCCAGGTTCCAAGGGATATTGACGGGGTCCTGAATCTGGCCGGAGTGGGCAGAAAGACCGCCACCTTGTTTCTGGCAGATGCCTACGGAATACCCGGGGTCACAGTGGATACTCATGTATTCCGCATTTCTAAGCGGCTGGGCTGGGCTTCCGGGAAAAATCCGGCGGAGGTAGAATTGGAATTACAGACGATACTTCCAAAGGACCACTGGAACCGGATCAATTTTCAGCTTATTTATCATGGCAGGGCAATCTGTACGGCAAGGAAGGCAAAATGCGGGGAATGCATGCTAAGGGAATGGTGTGAGCAGATAATGGACAAAGATGGAAAAGGAGATAAAGAGATATCATGA
- a CDS encoding LURP-one-related family protein encodes MKLMFKQRFFSWFDSYDIYDESGAAVYTVCGRPAWGHKLEIYDNSGNHLATLREQVLTFLPRFAIQIGGQTVGTITKEFTFFKPSFSVDCNGWHVEGSFMEWDYSILSQTGSVVARIEKQLFQFTDTYLIDVANGQDSLLALMVVLAIDAVKCSQNKG; translated from the coding sequence ATGAAGCTTATGTTTAAACAGCGTTTTTTTTCCTGGTTTGACAGTTACGATATATATGATGAAAGTGGTGCTGCCGTATACACGGTCTGCGGAAGGCCCGCCTGGGGCCACAAGCTGGAAATCTATGACAACAGCGGCAATCACCTGGCCACCTTAAGGGAGCAGGTGCTTACCTTTCTGCCCCGGTTTGCCATCCAGATCGGCGGACAAACGGTGGGAACCATTACAAAAGAGTTTACTTTTTTCAAACCTTCTTTTTCCGTTGACTGCAATGGCTGGCATGTGGAAGGCAGTTTCATGGAATGGGATTACTCCATTCTTTCCCAGACCGGAAGCGTTGTTGCACGGATTGAAAAGCAGCTTTTTCAATTTACCGATACATACTTGATCGATGTGGCCAATGGGCAGGACAGCCTTTTGGCACTTATGGTGGTCCTTGCCATTGATGCGGTTAAATGCAGTCAAAACAAAGGCTGA
- a CDS encoding SIS domain-containing protein, translating to MNEKEMTKAILSGREKIEDVYFVACGGSLVDLYPGYYFVRSESKTMHADWITSKEFVVTPPIHLGKNSLVFICSHGGNTKETVEAAHMARDLGAAVITMTHNPDSACNDDSMMPVIYDWSDHVNEKEKPQGIVLRVLNELMKAQEPDYIKYDAVKDGLEKADEIVRAAITKVKNRTWLFAEKYYKEDFLYIMGSGASYAAAYGFAICSLQEMQWMDCCYLNSAEYFHGPFEVTDEEHLYILLMSRGRNRIMDERCLAFLEKYGKKYEVIDAEELGLDMIDDSCVEYFNPMVFYAMSVAYRNALQDKRCHPTDMRRYMGVVEY from the coding sequence ATGAACGAAAAAGAAATGACAAAAGCAATTTTATCTGGCAGAGAAAAAATAGAGGATGTTTATTTTGTGGCATGCGGAGGTTCCTTGGTGGATCTGTATCCAGGATATTATTTTGTACGCAGTGAGTCCAAAACAATGCATGCTGACTGGATTACAAGCAAGGAATTTGTGGTAACTCCTCCAATCCACCTTGGAAAAAACAGTCTTGTATTTATCTGCTCCCATGGAGGTAATACAAAAGAAACCGTCGAAGCCGCCCATATGGCAAGAGACTTGGGCGCCGCAGTAATCACAATGACCCACAATCCTGATTCTGCGTGTAACGATGATTCTATGATGCCGGTTATTTATGACTGGTCAGATCATGTGAATGAAAAAGAAAAACCACAGGGAATTGTTCTCCGTGTATTAAATGAACTCATGAAAGCTCAGGAGCCGGATTATATAAAATACGATGCGGTAAAAGACGGTCTGGAAAAAGCAGACGAAATCGTCCGTGCAGCCATAACAAAGGTAAAAAACCGGACATGGCTTTTTGCAGAAAAATATTATAAGGAAGATTTTCTATATATTATGGGCTCCGGCGCTTCCTATGCAGCAGCTTACGGTTTTGCAATCTGTTCCCTTCAGGAAATGCAATGGATGGATTGCTGCTACTTAAATTCGGCAGAATATTTCCACGGACCGTTTGAGGTGACCGATGAGGAGCATCTATACATCCTGCTGATGAGCAGAGGAAGAAACCGTATCATGGATGAAAGATGTCTTGCCTTCCTTGAAAAATACGGAAAAAAATACGAAGTAATTGATGCGGAGGAATTAGGCCTGGACATGATCGATGACAGCTGTGTTGAATATTTCAACCCGATGGTATTCTACGCAATGAGCGTTGCTTACAGAAATGCGCTTCAGGACAAAAGATGCCATCCAACAGATATGAGACGTTACATGGGGGTTGTAGAGTACTAA
- a CDS encoding Na+/H+ antiporter NhaC family protein: MNEKKKFKLQLPHVYTLAFILIIVFAVLTWVVPSGQFERQLIDTPAGEREVAISGTYQVVDKVTDGGDLRQGILEILMAPTRGIQAAADVVAFILLIGGTFQILTKTNAMNRGIRKVISKLQGKERLLIPIMMILLGIGGTTFGMSEEVIPFYIMLMPIFFAMGYDSMTTFMVVFLGPQIGYAASTTNPFNVLIAQGVAGIQGNPQLIYRFAWWIIMMAVSVAYVMRYAAKVHKNPSVSITYNDDILKKQEFAMDEGDTSFTLRDKLVLVVFGLGMATIIFGILKYGWYMDEISAIFLVMGILMGIVGGMKEKEIAEEFVIGVKDLAFAAVVVGVCRGILVVAENGMIIDTILNTLSSSLESFNSVAFTTVMYVVQSLLSFLVPSSSALASLTMPIMAPLCDLQGVNPEASVTVLQFANQLTNMISPTAGMTVAGLAVCRISFGQWWKTIWKFFMAVTVLALVFCAVSAIL, translated from the coding sequence ATGAATGAAAAAAAGAAATTTAAACTTCAACTGCCGCACGTTTATACTCTTGCATTTATTCTGATTATTGTATTTGCCGTTTTGACATGGGTAGTGCCAAGCGGACAATTTGAAAGACAGCTGATTGATACACCGGCAGGTGAACGTGAGGTGGCAATTTCAGGTACTTACCAGGTGGTTGACAAGGTGACAGACGGCGGGGATCTGCGCCAGGGTATTCTGGAAATACTGATGGCGCCTACAAGAGGTATTCAGGCAGCTGCGGACGTAGTGGCTTTTATCCTTTTAATTGGCGGCACATTCCAGATACTTACAAAAACAAATGCCATGAACAGGGGAATCCGAAAGGTCATTAGCAAGCTTCAGGGGAAAGAGAGGCTGCTGATACCTATTATGATGATTCTTTTGGGAATCGGAGGAACTACGTTTGGTATGTCGGAAGAAGTCATTCCCTTTTATATCATGCTGATGCCAATCTTCTTTGCTATGGGATATGATTCCATGACGACATTCATGGTTGTATTCTTAGGTCCGCAGATCGGTTATGCAGCGTCTACAACAAACCCCTTTAATGTATTAATTGCTCAGGGTGTAGCTGGAATTCAGGGGAATCCGCAACTCATTTACCGTTTTGCATGGTGGATCATCATGATGGCTGTATCTGTTGCTTATGTAATGCGCTATGCCGCTAAGGTACACAAAAATCCTTCGGTTTCTATTACTTATAATGATGATATTCTGAAAAAACAGGAATTTGCAATGGATGAAGGCGATACATCCTTTACGCTCCGTGACAAACTGGTGCTTGTTGTATTTGGCCTGGGAATGGCAACTATTATCTTTGGAATTTTAAAATATGGATGGTACATGGATGAAATTTCTGCAATCTTCCTGGTTATGGGTATTCTTATGGGAATCGTAGGAGGAATGAAAGAAAAGGAAATCGCAGAAGAATTCGTAATTGGTGTAAAAGACCTGGCATTTGCAGCAGTTGTAGTCGGTGTCTGCCGCGGTATTCTGGTCGTTGCAGAAAACGGTATGATCATTGATACAATCTTAAATACACTGTCAAGCAGCCTTGAAAGCTTTAACAGTGTGGCATTTACTACAGTGATGTATGTGGTTCAGTCACTCCTGTCCTTCCTGGTACCTTCTTCTTCTGCGCTGGCATCATTGACCATGCCGATTATGGCGCCTCTTTGTGATCTGCAGGGAGTGAATCCGGAGGCGAGCGTAACCGTATTGCAGTTTGCGAACCAGTTGACCAATATGATCAGTCCAACCGCAGGTATGACCGTAGCAGGACTTGCAGTGTGCAGGATTTCCTTCGGACAGTGGTGGAAGACGATCTGGAAATTTTTTATGGCAGTAACCGTATTAGCTTTGGTATTTTGTGCGGTATCAGCAATCTTATAA
- a CDS encoding GyrI-like domain-containing protein, producing MDFERVELKEKKVVGLLARTNNASPDMGKVIGGLWEGFYGKGIYSAIKNKSNDKALGIYTDYAGREMDDYSVITACEVEAAKEIPEGTVARTIPAGTYAKFVVRGNMITAVAEFWQELWKMDLPRAFAWDFEEYQNGDMEDALIHIYIGLKD from the coding sequence ATGGATTTTGAGAGGGTTGAACTTAAGGAAAAAAAGGTAGTTGGGCTGCTGGCCCGGACAAACAACGCATCACCGGATATGGGAAAGGTGATCGGCGGCCTGTGGGAAGGCTTTTACGGAAAGGGCATTTATTCTGCCATTAAAAATAAGAGCAATGACAAGGCCCTGGGAATCTATACAGATTATGCAGGAAGGGAAATGGACGATTACAGTGTGATAACAGCCTGTGAAGTAGAGGCTGCAAAAGAGATCCCGGAGGGCACGGTGGCAAGGACCATTCCAGCAGGAACGTATGCAAAATTTGTGGTAAGGGGAAACATGATAACGGCAGTGGCAGAATTCTGGCAGGAGCTTTGGAAGATGGATCTGCCGAGAGCCTTTGCCTGGGATTTTGAAGAATATCAGAATGGGGACATGGAGGATGCACTGATTCATATTTATATCGGTTTAAAGGATTGA
- a CDS encoding PfkB family carbohydrate kinase, with product MDKYDVSVLGFGDNVVDKYVHIKMMYPGGNCVNFAVYADMFGAKRSAYMGYFGDDAEAEHVIATLEEIGIEMIKCEQLEGENGCAKATVIDGDRIFLGSNEGGIRGKTPFILDRFDLEYIKQFDLVHSGNYCFMEQELHKIREAGILVSFDFSDDSTEEYYQKVAPDVDFAFCSFDGTNEEAKEHLKKVVSYGPKLAVASRGADGCILYDGKSFFMQKAAPVETVVDTMGAGDSLITSFMVSYVAHLKKGEADAGAITESLQKAAGFAAKVCGISGAFGYGKIYE from the coding sequence ATGGACAAATATGATGTAAGTGTACTGGGATTTGGTGACAATGTGGTAGATAAATATGTGCATATCAAGATGATGTATCCAGGCGGAAACTGCGTGAATTTTGCAGTATATGCAGATATGTTCGGAGCAAAAAGAAGCGCTTATATGGGATACTTCGGAGATGATGCAGAAGCTGAGCATGTAATTGCCACTTTAGAAGAAATCGGAATTGAAATGATTAAATGTGAGCAGCTGGAAGGTGAGAATGGCTGTGCAAAAGCAACTGTCATTGATGGGGACCGTATATTTCTAGGTTCTAATGAAGGCGGTATCAGGGGAAAAACTCCTTTTATTCTGGACCGTTTTGATCTGGAGTATATAAAACAGTTTGACCTGGTTCATTCAGGAAATTACTGCTTTATGGAACAAGAACTTCATAAGATTCGTGAGGCAGGGATCCTTGTTTCCTTTGATTTTTCCGATGACTCCACAGAGGAATATTACCAAAAGGTGGCTCCGGATGTTGATTTTGCTTTCTGCTCCTTTGACGGAACCAATGAAGAAGCAAAAGAGCATTTGAAAAAGGTGGTTTCCTACGGCCCGAAGCTGGCAGTGGCGTCAAGAGGTGCTGACGGCTGTATCCTGTACGATGGTAAAAGTTTCTTTATGCAAAAGGCTGCACCTGTTGAAACAGTGGTGGATACCATGGGTGCCGGAGATTCTTTGATCACTTCCTTCATGGTTAGTTATGTTGCTCATCTTAAAAAAGGTGAGGCAGATGCCGGTGCAATTACAGAAAGCCTGCAAAAAGCAGCAGGCTTTGCAGCAAAAGTCTGCGGAATCAGCGGCGCATTTGGATACGGTAAAATATACGAATAA
- a CDS encoding 8-oxo-dGTP diphosphatase translates to MGHKNLTTLCYIQREESYLMLHRIKKKDDMNQDKWLGVGGHLEEGESPEECLLREVKEETGLSLHSYRLRGIITFVSDKYPDEYMFLYTADGYEGTLTECPEGELKWIPKEEIGGLSLWEGDRIFFELLLTDIPFFSLKLVYTGDHLKNALLNGKPLALLPANTKDPSPQREHS, encoded by the coding sequence ATGGGTCATAAAAATTTAACAACACTTTGTTATATCCAGCGTGAAGAGAGCTATTTGATGCTCCACCGGATAAAAAAGAAAGACGATATGAATCAGGACAAATGGCTGGGGGTAGGAGGCCATTTAGAGGAAGGGGAGAGTCCGGAGGAATGTCTTTTGCGTGAGGTAAAGGAAGAGACCGGATTATCCCTGCATTCCTACCGGCTCAGGGGCATTATTACCTTTGTATCGGACAAGTATCCCGATGAATACATGTTTTTATACACTGCCGATGGATATGAAGGGACCCTGACTGAATGTCCGGAAGGAGAGCTTAAATGGATACCAAAGGAAGAAATAGGCGGTCTCTCTCTTTGGGAAGGAGACCGTATTTTCTTTGAGCTGTTACTCACGGATATTCCTTTCTTTTCCTTAAAGCTTGTGTATACAGGGGATCATCTGAAAAACGCTTTGTTAAATGGCAAGCCATTGGCGCTTTTGCCTGCTAATACAAAAGATCCTTCTCCGCAAAGAGAGCATAGCTGA
- a CDS encoding AzlD domain-containing protein, with product MNNRIYLYILVMAAVTYLIRVLPLTLIRREIKVPFIRSFLYYVPYVTLSVMTFPAILTATKSIWSGAAALLTAAILAYKEKSLFQVSIAACMVVFAMELFL from the coding sequence ATGAATAACCGAATCTATCTTTACATACTGGTCATGGCCGCAGTTACCTACTTGATCCGCGTCCTTCCCCTGACCCTCATCCGGAGGGAAATAAAGGTTCCCTTTATCCGGTCTTTTCTTTACTATGTTCCTTATGTGACATTGTCGGTAATGACCTTTCCTGCCATCCTTACGGCCACGAAAAGCATATGGTCCGGCGCCGCAGCACTTTTGACGGCTGCCATTCTGGCTTATAAAGAAAAAAGCCTGTTTCAGGTTTCCATAGCCGCCTGCATGGTGGTTTTTGCAATGGAATTGTTCCTGTGA
- a CDS encoding YafY family protein yields MKIDRLIGILSILLQEEKVTASYLAEIFEVSRRTINRDVEVLLRAGIPLATSQGKNGGISIMPAYRIDRTVLTSSEMQSILTGLRSLDSVAGTSRYQQLMKKLSVDQASVQVPESHIMINLSSWYKSSLSPKIELIQEAIEASHSIKFYYYAPGGETERIIDPYLLVFQWSSWYVWGYCRERKDFRMFKLNRIQELGDTGEHYERLPIPPFECFPENPYPVSFNVTAVCEPGIKWRLIEEFGIGCFKEQEDGKLLFEAGFSNKDNLFGWLLSMGDQVELMEPEEFRKDMEELAMGIYEKYAGKRKGLLLADRAKEGYNKT; encoded by the coding sequence ATGAAGATTGACAGACTTATCGGAATTTTGTCCATTCTGCTTCAGGAGGAAAAGGTAACGGCTTCTTATCTTGCAGAAATCTTTGAGGTTTCAAGAAGGACCATAAACCGGGATGTGGAAGTCCTGTTAAGGGCGGGCATTCCCCTTGCAACTTCCCAGGGGAAGAATGGGGGGATATCCATCATGCCTGCCTACCGGATCGACCGGACGGTGCTTACTTCCTCTGAAATGCAATCCATACTGACCGGACTCAGAAGTCTGGACAGTGTGGCGGGAACCAGCCGGTACCAGCAGTTAATGAAAAAGCTGTCAGTGGACCAGGCATCGGTACAGGTCCCGGAAAGCCATATCATGATTAACCTGTCCTCCTGGTATAAATCTTCCCTGTCCCCAAAGATAGAGCTGATTCAGGAAGCCATTGAAGCCAGCCACTCCATAAAATTCTATTATTATGCTCCCGGCGGTGAGACGGAAAGGATCATTGACCCTTATCTGCTGGTATTCCAGTGGTCCTCCTGGTATGTGTGGGGATATTGCAGGGAACGGAAGGATTTCCGCATGTTCAAGCTGAACCGGATCCAGGAGCTTGGGGATACCGGTGAACATTATGAAAGGCTTCCCATTCCTCCCTTTGAGTGCTTTCCGGAAAATCCATACCCCGTTAGTTTTAATGTTACCGCGGTTTGCGAGCCGGGGATAAAGTGGCGTCTGATCGAAGAGTTTGGAATCGGTTGTTTTAAGGAACAGGAGGATGGAAAGCTTTTGTTTGAAGCAGGCTTTTCCAACAAGGATAATCTCTTTGGATGGCTCTTAAGCATGGGAGACCAGGTTGAACTAATGGAGCCAGAGGAATTCAGAAAAGACATGGAAGAGCTGGCCATGGGAATTTATGAAAAATATGCCGGGAAAAGGAAGGGCCTGCTTCTTGCAGATCGCGCCAAAGAAGGCTATAATAAAACATAA